The window AGCCGGGGGCGCTGGAGCCTGTTGCACTGTTGCGTCGGACCGGGTTTTGCCTTCGAGGATTTCCAGCTGATGGCCGATCTCCTGCCGTCCGAGCGGCCGGCCGGCGCCGATCCGGCATTGCTCTAGCCCGTTCCGCCACCATGGAGAAGTGATGGATCAGGAGAGGGATGGGGTGTCCGACGTGCGGCAGTTGGGCTGTGCGCGCCGACCGCAGCCTGGCGGGTCGCATGGTCTGTGCCCGCTGTGGCGAGCCGCTGGGAATCGGCAGGGCCCGTCGGATCGCCAGCGGCACGCGCCGCCGGGGGCAGGGGCGCGGCCCTGCCCTGGCCCTGCCCCGTCGCTGGGGCCTGTGGCTGATGCTGGGGTCCCTGCTGACGCTGTCGGCGCTGCTGGCCAGCGTTCCGGAGCGCCCCAGCCGGCCGCCGGAGCGCCGTGGCGCCGACATCACGCAGGGCCCGGCGATCCCGGCCGCTTCGGGGCTGTCGTCATCCGCTGACAGAAGCGATCCCAGTCTGATCCCATCGGCGATCATGGGATGTAACGATTCTTGAAATACCATGGCCAGGACCAACCCGTTCGCGAACCTGGCCGACCTCAGCATGCGCCAGTTGCGCGAGCTGGCCAGGACCCTGGGCATCCAGCGCTACAGCGCCCAGGACAGGGATGGCCTGGCCGAGGCCATCGCCGATCGCTCAGGCGAGGCCGGGGCGGTTCCGCCGGAAACACCAGCGCAGCCGGGACGGACCGTCGCGGCCCTGGAGGCGGACATGCCCCCGGCCCCCCGGCCCGCGGCCGAGACCCGCGTCGTCTTCCTGCCCCGTGATCCCCAGTGGGCCTATGTCTTCTGGGACATCTCCGAGGACGACCGCTCAGACGCCCTCCATGCCGGCGCCTCCCAGCTCTGCCTGCGCGTCGCCGACGTGACCGGCCTGGCCGGTGGCTCGGCCCACCCCCACACCCTCCAGGAGGTGGTGGTCGACAGCCATGCCACCGAGTGGTACCTCCCCGTTCCCCTCTCCGACCGCGACTACCGGGTCGAGCTCGGCTACCGCAAGGGCGCCGGCGGCGGCTGGATCTCCCTGGCCTATT is drawn from Cyanobium sp. AMD-g and contains these coding sequences:
- a CDS encoding DUF4912 domain-containing protein — its product is MARTNPFANLADLSMRQLRELARTLGIQRYSAQDRDGLAEAIADRSGEAGAVPPETPAQPGRTVAALEADMPPAPRPAAETRVVFLPRDPQWAYVFWDISEDDRSDALHAGASQLCLRVADVTGLAGGSAHPHTLQEVVVDSHATEWYLPVPLSDRDYRVELGYRKGAGGGWISLAY